Sequence from the Ascaphus truei isolate aAscTru1 chromosome 3, aAscTru1.hap1, whole genome shotgun sequence genome:
GTATGTTTGAAACATAGCTTTTATCTGCTCTTTCCTCCCCTACCTTCCAGGCCAGAGCTGACAGAGCTGGAGAGCGCCGTGGTGAAGATTATACAGGTTTTCCATTCTTATTCTGGTGACCGCTGCAAGCTGAAGAAAAAGGATCTGAAAAAGCTGATCAACACTCAGATGACCACTTTTGTCCAGGTGAAAGGCGGCAGTGTGCATGGGGAGCTaatggtgggagagagggtgctatGATGCACTTGGGGagatcatggggggtgggggggtgggggttcaaACAGCAAAGAAAACAGTCCAACTGGCATACCATGTATGCAGTTATCCACAGCCGGCTAACTAGTCTACTCTGCAGGGCATTTAAGGTCCTATTCAAAGTATGGGTGATATGCAGCACTCCACTAAACCGTAATGAGGTGTCAACAAGACAAAAAGGTGCAAAGGAACATGGAAGGACCTCAAACCCTCCTTCTTAAGTAACACATGGATTGGGGGTGGGAGGGTTCCCAGCACTGAAAGTAATGAAATAATGACAAAAAAGGTTTACTGCCAATACAGTAGATAAATAAATTGTATTGTAAACATGTTATGATGCTGCACACAGTGCCCAGTAATAGGCTACAGGAAGCCTGACCAATCAATAAGGGAGGGAAAGGCAAAACGAAATAAGCATAAATCAATAGTAGGATAATGGAGGAATAAAtataaggggggcaatgtttcgagGCAAAAATGCCCCTTCTTCAAGCCCGTTTCCACAGACCCTACACGCATGCGGTACTTCCCTTCGATTCCTCCAAAAAAATCCTCCCTCTATTGAAAATCTGGTGTATGCCACAGCAATGTCCGTGCAATCAAGACAACTGTATACTGAAAAAACGTTAAGCGTTAAGTCTCATGTAGTCTGAGTGAAGATGCACGGAATCTGCAAGCAAGCGTCTAGTTGTATTAAATGATCAACACCAGAGGAAATAGTTAAACAAAGATGAAGCAACTGGACTTATTAATACACTGTTGTATCTAGGCACAAATGCTCTAGTGAGAGGAACCACACTAAAACTACACAATAAGAAATATGCCTTAATATGGTGAACAGAGTAAAGCACAGGACCCTGTCAGGCTATTCCAGAGACTGACTTGCTGCTGGGTGGATGTGTATCATTATCTATACGCACTATACTGTACACTCGCTTCTCTTTGCATTTTCTGTACTCAACTGTGTTCACCATATTAAGGCATATTTCTTATTGTGTAGTTTTAGTGTGGTTCCTCTCACTAGAGCATATTTAAGCCCTTTAAATATTTGGGGGATTATTTACTAAGGTCTCCCAtctgcaaaagaattgcaccataTTTACAAGAATAACATCTCCAATTAACCTTCAATGGAAAGTCGTCCCCCTGAAACATCTGATGCTGGTTTTTTTGCACTGTTTTTGCTGCAGTTTTGCAGCCATGAGACATTAATAAATAAACACCTATAACGCTATCATGGCAACAAGAAAAGCATCATATTGCTCAAACCTTTTACTCCCAGAAACCTGCCTTTTTCCTTATATATTTGTGAGATACTCGCAGAAGATTGTTCCTATAAAAAGCATTCAAAGCATCAACCCACCTgagaaatattattttttataaatgaaCCCAAAGTGGGAGCAGCTCTCAGTTCACCTCATTATGGTGATATTCACCTTGTACTGTACTATGTCTTTACGATCTGTACCTAATCTGTTTTGCAGTAAAATGGTGTAAGATCCAGGATTGATAAAGGCTGTTGTCTTCTGTGGTTATTTTATGTTGGACTAATTATGCTGCGATGTTTAACCAAAGAGATACAAGGGAAGTtgaaaagaaatggaataaaaccGCACTTGCTTCTGCACTCAGTGATCACTCCGGTGGCTGTCACAAAGCAGGGCGAGTCCAGGACAATCCCCAGCAAATATCCAAAGGTATCAACAACAATCCCTCTGCGTGCAGGAACAAACACTGAACCTGAGCCGGACGAAGGGTAATGTGTCCCTGAAATATTGTGCTCTTTTTGCAAATAAATGCATTCTTTTTAAATGCCTTTTGGACTTGGGTAAGATTGTTGTTCCTGCGTGCAGAGGGATTTTGTTTATACCATAAGATATAAGTAGGGCTTTTGGAGTGAAACTTATTTggtggcacctacagagtttcGATGGGGAAAATATCGTTGCTTGTAACGAAAATGCGTAACGGAAGTTACGTCATGGCCTGCGGAAGTTACGTCATGGCCTGGTGATGACTGCCCATGCGCAGAGGCGGCCGCCTGActacgcgcatgcgcagaagtggacccacacacagacacacgcacagaaggggacacgcacacacacagaaggggatacacacacacagaaggggacacacacacacagaagggtacacactcacacacacacacacacacacacacacacagaagggaacacacacacacacaccactgttaCTATAGGAATTCCAagtgagtataaatatagaagtgcaaatagcaaaaattaacacaaattgtatatagattaatataatatagtaactaATGATTATAAATAAAAcgagtgtgtgccgagcacgcgcgttcaaAGTAAAAATTCTTTGCGTTCTGTTACTGAAATTGTGTCTTGATTTTTATGATTTGCATtaaatgaaagacttttgagtgTAACGGAATTTAGATgctttacaatccaaaatatatgtatcttactttagttatcaaaagtcaattatatcatgtattccaagtggttgtatggaaatttcaacacaaaaataaatacaataaattatGCTCTCAAATCTCTttaattgaattaaaaacatcaccatcgcaaatacaatttctgtggcaaaacacaaagaagtttcacttacaatgcgcgtgctcagcacacacaacttttttttgttGGTGACGATACGTGCCGGTACGGAGTACcggtgcctcttaccttctcttcctgctcctcatctccggCATCGTCTCCTTGTGACGAAGCGTCGGCATGAGAACATGATGCCGAAATGTAAAGCCATGTCACGACAACGCGGCGTATctggaggagatgaggagcaggagaaggtaagaggccccgcgcttTCCCCTGGTACCGGCACCTATTAGCTTACAAAAAAAAGCATTGGATATAAGGGAAGGAGAACAAATACCAGATAGGATAAGGATTTCTTGGAACAGGAgggaaataaatacagttattttTGGCAGTAAATAAATTAGTAAGCAAATATAACTTTAAGGGTGATTGGATTTTTTTCAGGAAGCCGATTACTGTACATTGATTGGTTGTTGAGAAAGTttctcctttgataaatctggtgtaaACCACTGTTTTTCAACCCAGTTTGTCAGGAGACTGGTAAATAAACATGAAATGGCCATGAAGTGTCTCATTCTAGCCCACAGTAATAACTAATAGGAGAGTTTAATGTTGCTGCTCATAAAACATCTTACAAACATATAGCTTCAATCATCACTTATAATAACACTACCACATATGGTTTCCAACTTGACATATTTCTGTCCTAATGTTTTTCTCTCATTCTTTCATTTTTAGCTCTTTTTCTAGAATTATTGGGAATGGAAAgctaaaacaaaaatacaaaaacaatacCGACTTAACCAAGTACATGAGTTCATGTTGACAACCCTTCCAGTTACACAGTCCTTGTGAGAATTGTATATTAGTAGTTTTCTAAATAATTAAGTGGTTAATACTAATAACCACTATGTTGCGATTTCAATCCATCAATTTCCCTCCACAGCAAATCCATGACTCCAAGACGCTTGACGTCATCTTTAAGGATCTGGATGACAACCATGACCGGGAGATAGACTTCCGGGAATACACTGCGCTGGTCGCTATGGTCATCTCAGCCTGCCATACCTCATTCCACGAAGAGAAATGACCACTGTGAAAGGATCAGCCAATCCTAGCTTTAGGTCTCCCCATGAGGAGAAGCCACGTTGGCAGCATGAGGAGTGACGCTTGCTTAGCACAAAATTCACATTTTGAAGTGTAGAAATTCAGGGCGGTATGTTCCTGGAGATATTTTGTTTTAAAGCAGGCTGGAATCTCTAACTTTGTTTGCATTTGTATTGCCATTAAACTATCCCTTAAAGTAATATGTGGGCCCTGTGTATGATTGCACGCGAATATTGTACATGGCAGTAAAGAAACAGACTATTAAGCTTACATTGTGGATATATGTACATTGTACTTTATAAGATAGTATCTGGGTCAGATTGGACTACAGGAGAGCAAAGGAAAACCCTGGTGGGCCCATCCAACAGATTGTCAATgagtctgtcctgcgcttccgtgtgcagagcagtgaTCTGAATATATCAGACACTGGGGCATCACACGAGGGAGCTCCGTTTGGCCACAATaacaaccggtgcagggggaataAAGTTGATAtacctcacctgcatctccggtctggggccCGCTCGcctcggctgctcctgcgtgccaccgtcttaGTGTAGTCTGGAAACAATGgtggattcggcgcaactgcgcatgtctgaatcaGAGAGGCTCCTGAAgttcttcaaaaaactttattaatgaTACACACAAGGGCTAACTCCGCATTCtccccttctacgcgtttcaccctcacagatagggcttcgtcttggagtggggagaagcggaagctgccCTATTAAGTACAGAAAAAAGCGCGCGAAAACGGCATACAAAATGATTAAAACATTAACCCCCTCAATGCCTAAGCCTATTAACATGTTCCCCATATCACATGATCCTATAAATAAACTATTAATGGAATACCATGTCATTAATTCTTTGAATGTCCTTGCATTCATAATCTAAGTATATATTACATCTGGCTCAGGTTACTCATTAAGGGTATATAAAGAAAATTAAAAACTGCTGAAAATACTGCTAGTACCTGGTTGAATCTCTTAATGCAATGTTGTATATGGCTTAGCAGCCTCATACTTGTATAATGTGTGATTGCGTTTCCTTTCAGAAAAGTCATATACCGCACACTAATCAAgtaatgaacatatatatatttttttgctgcTTCAACATAATATATCAAGCACAACCAGTTaatgaaaaaaaggggggggagggggggaggaagggggaggggaggggggggtgaaagtagGAGCAAGTTAAGAAACATCCACAGAGGCTCTAAGCATAATAAACCGAATTATAGCATAACTTTAAAACAATCCTATCATAGGATATACTGAATGCATACACCCTCCAAACATATGCTCCTGGTAATCTTAAAGAAAACAACGTAGATCCCAATCAATATTAAGTCCGTTGGGCTGTAGAGAGTTTAATGTGTAAATCCAATGGGCCTCTCTCTGATGCAAGATCTTAATTCTATCACCTCCCCGGGGGGGTAATGCAATATATTCAATGGCACAACATTGAAAATTCTCCACAGAACCCAACGGACATACATTGAAATGTATTGgaaccggatgtgtcatgtcgtGATTCTTGATTAGTCTAAGGTGTTCCAACAGGCCATGAATACAGAGAGCTGGGAAGAGACAGGACTCACATTCCTCTGCTTGGTTCCCCCTATCTCAACTCCTGAATAGACCTGCAGCAAagctcccccttcctcccactcAACACCCGCATGCccctttcctccaccccccccccccatcactcgtAGGTTCCACCCTCCGGCTGAACATCCACAGTCCTCCCCACTCAACAGTGGTAGGCTGCCCCCCCCCTTTCTAAACACGGGATAGTATAATTTATACATAGTCCCTTATATTGAACAGTGTTATTAATAAGGGAATCCCTAGCAGTGACGCAGGGGGAGGTGAGATGTGATGTAACTAGGAAGAAGCTGTGCTTTATGGCTGTTGCTTGATAAAAAGTTTGTCTTtctaatttaaagcagcaatcatgcTTTCCTTTAATTTTTTATGTAACCCCCCCTCTAAAGAGTAACTTGTATGGTTAATGTGTACTGGGCCCCATCCTGTGttgccatgggatcatgacaGCACGGAGAGTACataaggggaggggaaagttcgagaagggaggagggaggttccaggaggacaaaggagaggagcctcggggaggaTAGATAGGGATGTCCATAATCCATTAGTACTGACCAGGCCCACCTCTACTTTATTATGTTCTAACTAGGGACAGTACCCTGGTTAAGTTTGCATCTGTTACGGTTGTGTACGTCGctgtgtactgtccaggagacagatccgctaggcagaggtggagagtagagaccaACCCGTACCTGGGATCCGACTCCTGAAGAGTAGAGTAGTAAGGTCCGGGTccgaggtcagggcaggagaagcCAGGATAAACGCGGTCACTtccgggtcagggctggagaaggcagattAGTATGGGTCACAGTTCTGAGGTCGTCAATGATAGGCAAGagcaacacaggcaggacacggctTCCAGCCGGGAACAAGGTAAGCTGAACATTGCACAGGCAAGGAAGAGGGGGAATGAAGCCTTATAAAGGGAGCTGGCAGGTGCAGGCAATAAGTCCAGAATGAGGCTGATGTCCTGCCTTGGCGGCCATGTTGAGGGATCCTTATAGCATCACAGAAGAAGATTAAGGGAATCCAATATGAGACACGAAGTATGAAAATAGCATTGCGCAGAAGGCCTCAGTAACAAGGACTCCTAGGTGTTGGTGGATCGGTTCTAACTGCGGATCTGAATTAACCGCCCTCTCCGGCTCTAGGGAAGTAGCAGTTCCCGCACCGACAAAAGGTATTGGGGTCACTTGTATAGAATTCACTAGGATTCCCAATGGGACTAGCACTGTCGTAATAATACAGAGGGGTATCCGAACAGAAAAGGAGGTTAGCCCAGGTCTCAGAACAGTTAAGCAACTAAGATAGACCCCCctctgagtgttaagagtgggaaTTCATGGAAGCACCTAAAGCTTCAGTAACAATAAAGAAAACATACAATGTTGTTTGAAGTGTGGTGTGCGGCCCCCGTGCCATGGGACCTGAATAAAAGACTGTGGtatgacaaaagttcctggcgcccattatttcaCAACCTACCTCATCACCCAGCTGCCTGTATCCGGCACCCTGAGTTAAGGTAACCCATGCGAAGTAGCCATATATAATAcaccaatgtaatctccctagaagctgggcagggaggggtgcatcgaaataggtttgaagcaggggggtaacggagctgaaccgcattcattgcagctccagggacccactgcatcccgagatacttacctccataggcgGTGCTAGTAGCAGCTTTGGCTGGGCTGTGTGTGAGgaacataatggcggcttaaatgtccaaTAGGGTGGGCCTTatcgtcatcccttgcggcttcctattggccggcgtgaCCTGGATCTTTAAACCTCCAGAGCTGCTACCAGAACCCACTAcagaggtctgtatcttggggagcagggggtccccacagctgaaattaatgcggttcagctccagagaccccctggttGCTGCTTCCCCCTTActagctcccccccacacacacacacacaacatgttcTGCTGCCTTAAATGCATGCGTTACTGCTTTATAAACCCACAAAGATCATTGCATGCACAATCTTTCACTTATCTCTTTACTATACTTCCTACTCCCTTATTTAGGATTCCCTTGTTTTATTCCACAATCGCTTTGTTCTAAGTCTCTCCCATGTATGCTCTGTCTTTTCATTGAATTAGTTATTCATGACAATTCCCCTCAGTATACCATTCTGTCATTTCAGTGCATAGCTCCTTATTTCTAAATACAGAATAACTTTTTCGTATATCAACAGTACCTGATGTTCTTAGTTTAAGAATAGTCAGATAAACCCATTTTCTATGGGGAATTTCATCCAGAAACGTCCTGATCGGTGGATACAGGAGCCTTATCTCGTAGCTCTGAAGTGTGCCAATCCGCTTCTAAAGAGCCCTTTCTGAGCAGATTGgcgtgctttgctattctgtaagcccttatcGCTTATCCAATCCGTGTCTAAAAAAAGCTTTTTTAGAATCGGTTTCACTCCGGCTCTGCTAATCTGATCGCTTTGCGATCAAGCCTCCAACtcgcttttttttttacatcaactGCGATTCTCGTTCCTCCGTTatacaaaccgcttctaaaaactcacAATATTTTCACGCCACCTCAATTGTGGAGAGATTGGTATTGCGAGTTTCACCCGGAGCCTgcaatatgggtttggctgagagagcaacaactataagtcagactggggatggagttagcagcACCTCAGGTCTTTCCACTTCCAATGCTAGTACAGTCCGGGCGGTTTGGCTTTTAAACTGGGCGCTTTGTCACTATTTTAGTGTTTTTTTACTGCATTTCATTCCGAAACTTCTGAACATGTCAAACCGCGCaatttggcaatgacaacttcagAGCTatgagaataggccccatagaataagcccctaagtgtGGTATTTACTAAATTCTCACAGCCCCAAAACTAGTACATGGGAATTGCCCTGGATTTATTAAAGGGAAAATtaaattgctttcaatgggatacgtttctttgataaatatagtgcgggtttttttgcactggtttgccccagttttgcatctTCCTTTTTTTGGAGTCTTCAGTCTTAAGGACTTGGGTCAAACAGAAGCCCACAATTGGGGGACATATATCAACAGTCCAGACTATATAGGGTAGAGGGTGCTCCAACAGTTCCAGAAATAAATTCAGTAATTCTCCTTCAATATATTATATGGAATAGTGGAATAGTAGATTTGATTGTTGGCACTATATTAGGGGGTCCCTCAGGCAACAcatcatactccttgataaagcacatttggtgcgaaacgcgtaggagggtctaCACCTCCTCTTTTGTTATGCTGATGGGGCAatacatttttcacttttttacCACCTGTTTCCCTTTCatttgggcagtgcgctgcttgatgcttttttacatttttttctgctGTATTGACATATATCAACATAAAGAAAGTTGAAATAGAAGTTTGTTTGATCactttgctccattttctgcttgcGTTTGAGTCAAATGTAAGAAATGATTAGCCAGAAAAGTTTCTGCCACCTCAGACCTGGCAGAACGTATTCATGATGCACTTACAAGATACAAAATGGACGCCCGGAGATGCAGAGTGTGATACACCTCCTTATCATGTGCGTCATTGTACTCCTCTCATACTCGACctattgacactccccaaatcacaaacTGATGCACAGAGACACAAGCTGGAATCGGGGGAAAGCTGCGCTGGAATCGGGGGAGAGCTGCGCTGGaatcagggggggagagctgcgcTGGAATCGGGGGGAGAGCTGCGCTGGaatcagggggggagagctgtgcTGGCAACAGGGGGAGAGCTGCGCTGGAATCGGGGGGGAGCTGCACTGGAATCGGGGGGAAGAGCTGTGCTGAATTGGGGGGGAGAGCTGCGATGGAATCAGGGGGGAGAGCTGCGCTGAAATCGGGGGGAGAGCTGCACTGGAATCAGGGAGGAGAGCTGCGCTGTAATCAAGGGGGAGAACTGCGCTGGaatcagggggggagagctgcgcTGGaatcagggggggagagctgcgcTGGAATCGGGGGGGAGAACTGCGCTGGaatcagggggggagagctgcgcTGGAATCAAGGGGGAGAACTGCGCTGGaatcagggggggagagctgcgctggaaaaaggggggagagatgcgCTGGAATCAGGTGGAGAGAGCTGCGCTGGAATcagaggggggggaagctgcGCTGGaatcagggggggagagctgcgcTGGaatcagggggggagagagctgtgcTGGAATCAGGGGGGAAGAGCTGTGCTGGAATCATGGGGGAAGAGCTGCGCTGGAATCAGGGGGGTGCAGTTGCGCTGGAatcagggggggggagctgcGCTGGAATCGGGGAGGGAGAGCTGCGCTGGAATCAGGGGAGGAGAGCTGTGCTGGaatcagggggggagagctgcgcTGGAATCAGGGCGGAGAACTGCGCTGGaatcagggggggagagctgtgcTGGaatcagggggggagagctgcacTGGaatcagggggggagagctgcgcTGGAATCAGGGGGggagtgtcacggtagcttgtgacaagatataatgaacaccatatatctgggttgaactgaacgaggcttagatataataaaatataatttatt
This genomic interval carries:
- the LOC142490741 gene encoding protein S100-B-like codes for the protein MEKPCVSPSGTGPELTELESAVVKIIQVFHSYSGDRCKLKKKDLKKLINTQMTTFVQQIHDSKTLDVIFKDLDDNHDREIDFREYTALVAMVISACHTSFHEEK